One Gordonia mangrovi genomic region harbors:
- a CDS encoding pseudouridine synthase, whose amino-acid sequence MDATRVVLRSGPERTVGECLLATPALAGCTLDDLAERAAAGELVDADGAPLDPGTPARLNSSVYLYRDLPDETPIPFDLPILYRDDAIVVVDKPHFLATMPRGRHVTQTALVRLRRELGSDHVSPAHRLDRLTAGVLLFTLRPEVRAAYQALFAERRADKEYRALAPVRADLADPVTVTNRIEKTAGDLRARVVDGEINASSAITLVEETDAGGVYRLQPHTGRTHQLRMHMAQLGVGIVGDPLYPDIRPELAELPDHGDFSQPLRLVAHSLAFDDPLTGKRREFVSGRSVA is encoded by the coding sequence GTGGATGCGACCCGGGTCGTGCTGCGCTCGGGTCCCGAGCGCACCGTCGGAGAGTGTCTGCTCGCCACGCCGGCGCTGGCCGGCTGCACGCTCGACGATCTCGCCGAGCGCGCCGCAGCGGGCGAGCTCGTCGATGCCGACGGCGCGCCTCTCGATCCGGGCACACCGGCGCGGCTCAACTCCTCGGTGTATCTCTACCGGGATCTGCCCGACGAGACGCCGATCCCGTTTGACCTACCGATCCTGTATCGCGACGACGCCATCGTCGTCGTCGACAAGCCCCACTTCCTGGCCACCATGCCGCGCGGTCGGCACGTGACGCAGACGGCCCTGGTGCGGCTGCGGCGCGAGCTCGGCAGCGATCACGTGTCACCCGCACATCGGCTGGACCGGCTGACCGCGGGAGTGTTGCTGTTCACGCTGCGGCCCGAGGTGCGGGCCGCCTACCAGGCGTTGTTCGCCGAACGACGCGCCGACAAGGAGTATCGGGCGCTGGCGCCGGTGCGGGCCGATCTCGCCGATCCGGTGACCGTCACCAACCGGATCGAGAAGACCGCGGGCGATCTGCGAGCGCGGGTCGTCGACGGCGAGATCAATGCGTCGAGCGCCATCACCCTGGTCGAGGAAACCGATGCCGGTGGGGTCTATCGCCTGCAGCCGCACACCGGCCGGACCCATCAGCTGCGCATGCACATGGCGCAGCTCGGCGTCGGGATCGTCGGCGACCCGCTGTACCCCGATATCCGTCCCGAGCTGGCGGAACTGCCCGATCACGGTGATTTCTCCCAGCCGTTGCGCCTGGTGGCGCATTCGCTGGCGTTCGACGATCCGTTGACGGGGAAGCGGCGGGAGTTCGTGTCGGGACGGTCGGTTGCCTGA
- a CDS encoding SRPBCC family protein, protein MGQVSATQTTDITAAPDVVMAALADYTEVRPAILPANYRDYQVLSGGNGDGTVVHWILQATEKRQRDVKATVNVVPDTVTENDENSSMVTTYVVAKSGTGSRVTTTTTWTGAGGIGGFFEKTFAPKGLNKIQAELLGNLKKRLES, encoded by the coding sequence GTGGGTCAGGTTTCCGCAACGCAGACGACCGACATCACCGCCGCCCCCGATGTGGTGATGGCCGCCCTCGCCGACTACACCGAGGTGCGCCCGGCGATCCTGCCCGCGAACTACCGCGACTACCAGGTGCTCAGCGGCGGCAACGGCGACGGCACCGTCGTCCACTGGATTCTGCAGGCCACCGAGAAGCGGCAGCGCGATGTGAAGGCGACCGTGAACGTGGTGCCGGACACAGTCACCGAGAACGACGAGAACTCGTCGATGGTCACCACCTATGTCGTGGCGAAGTCGGGTACCGGTAGCCGCGTGACCACCACCACGACGTGGACCGGCGCCGGTGGCATCGGCGGCTTCTTCGAGAAGACCTTCGCGCCGAAGGGCCTGAACAAGATCCAGGCAGAGCTGCTCGGCAATCTCAAGAAGCGTCTCGAGAGCTGA
- a CDS encoding FAD-binding oxidoreductase: protein MGAQAFDEGVTTLLASYRAIPPGATVRLAKKTSNLFRKRAANPHPGLDVSGLDRVITVDKATKTADVAGMCTYENLVAATLPYGLAPKVVPQLKTITLGGAVTGLGIESTSFRNGLPHESVLEIDILTGSGEILTATPTNEYADLFFGFPNSYGTLGYSVRLKIELEEVAPFVALRHLRFDRLAELQETMAAIVVDGSYDGERVDYLDGVVFTADESYLTLGRQTDEPGPVSDYTGMNIFYRSLQHDSGVIRDRLTIHDYLWRWDTDWFWCSRAFGAQHPRIRRLWPKRLLRSSFYWKLIALDHRFNIGDKLNARKGEPPNERVVQDIEVPIENTTAYVEWFLANVPIEPIWLCPLRLREPALPNSDTTRPWPLYPLEPRRTYVNAGFWSAVPITPGDPGHTNKVIERKVAELDGHKSLYSESFYAPDEFDELYGGENYRLLKKRYDPQGRLLDLYAKAVKRQ, encoded by the coding sequence ATGGGGGCACAGGCATTCGACGAGGGTGTGACCACCCTTCTGGCGAGCTACCGCGCGATTCCGCCGGGTGCGACGGTGCGGCTGGCCAAGAAGACGTCGAACCTGTTCCGTAAGCGTGCCGCAAATCCGCACCCCGGGTTGGATGTGTCCGGGCTTGATCGGGTCATCACGGTGGACAAGGCCACCAAGACCGCCGACGTTGCCGGCATGTGCACCTACGAGAACCTGGTCGCCGCGACGCTGCCCTACGGCCTGGCCCCGAAAGTGGTGCCGCAACTCAAGACCATCACCCTCGGTGGCGCGGTCACCGGACTGGGCATCGAGAGCACGTCGTTCCGCAACGGCCTTCCGCACGAATCGGTCCTGGAGATCGACATCCTGACCGGCTCAGGCGAGATCCTCACCGCCACCCCCACCAACGAATACGCCGACCTCTTCTTCGGATTTCCCAACTCCTATGGCACGTTGGGATATTCGGTTCGACTGAAGATCGAACTCGAGGAGGTGGCGCCATTCGTGGCGCTCCGCCACCTCCGGTTCGATCGACTCGCCGAATTGCAGGAGACGATGGCGGCGATCGTCGTCGACGGTTCCTACGACGGTGAGCGGGTCGACTACCTCGACGGCGTCGTGTTCACCGCCGACGAAAGCTATCTGACCCTGGGTCGGCAGACCGACGAGCCCGGACCCGTCAGCGACTACACCGGCATGAACATCTTCTACCGGTCCCTCCAGCACGACTCCGGCGTGATCCGGGACCGCCTCACCATCCACGACTACCTGTGGCGCTGGGACACCGACTGGTTCTGGTGTTCCCGCGCATTCGGTGCACAGCACCCGCGCATCCGGCGCCTGTGGCCGAAGAGGTTGTTGCGCAGCAGTTTCTACTGGAAACTCATCGCCCTCGACCATCGTTTCAACATCGGCGACAAGCTCAACGCCCGCAAGGGTGAACCACCGAACGAACGTGTGGTGCAGGACATCGAGGTGCCGATCGAGAACACCACCGCGTACGTCGAATGGTTCCTCGCCAACGTGCCGATTGAGCCGATCTGGTTGTGCCCGTTGCGGTTGCGCGAGCCCGCCCTACCCAACAGCGACACCACCCGCCCGTGGCCGCTGTATCCCCTCGAGCCGCGACGTACCTACGTCAACGCCGGTTTCTGGTCTGCGGTACCGATCACCCCGGGCGACCCCGGACACACCAACAAGGTGATCGAACGCAAGGTGGCCGAGCTCGATGGCCACAAGTCGCTGTATTCGGAATCCTTCTATGCGCCGGACGAGTTCGATGAACTCTATGGCGGTGAGAACTATCGGCTGCTCAAGAAGCGGTACGACCCCCAGGGCCGGCTGCTCGACCTGTATGCGAAAGCGGTGAAACGACAATGA
- a CDS encoding class I SAM-dependent methyltransferase — MTTFKDSSLHNGTPAAAGKMTLAEIFEALMGGHLTVRITAYDGSAAGPEDAEFGLHLATPRGTTYLVTAPGDLGLARAYISGDLDLTGAHPGDPYGALRALASDLNFVRPSPLTLAHVARSLGIEHFRPIAPPPQEALPRWRRFTEGLRHSRSRDAEVIHHHYDVSNTFYEWVLGPSMTYTCAVYPELEASLETAQDNKYRLIFEKLRLKPGDRLLDIGCGWGGMVRYAARRGVKVIGATLSAEQAQWAQKAIVEEGLTELAEVRHSDYRDITETGFDAVSSIGLTEHIGVANYPAYFGFIRDRLRVGGMLLNHCITRPDNHKRGRAGSFIDRYVFPDGELTGSGKIISKLQDIGGMEVVHEENFRDHYAMTLRDWNHNLVEHWEEAVDEVGEGTARLWGLYMAGCRIGFERDIVQLHHVLATKLDDYGHNDLPLRPWWDA; from the coding sequence ATGACCACATTCAAGGACAGTTCGCTGCACAACGGTACGCCGGCGGCGGCGGGCAAGATGACGTTGGCCGAGATCTTCGAGGCGTTGATGGGCGGTCACCTCACCGTCCGGATCACCGCCTACGACGGCAGTGCGGCTGGTCCCGAGGATGCGGAGTTCGGTCTGCATCTGGCGACTCCGCGCGGCACCACCTACCTGGTCACCGCCCCCGGCGACCTCGGACTCGCCCGCGCCTACATCTCCGGTGATCTCGACTTGACCGGCGCTCACCCCGGTGACCCCTACGGCGCGTTGCGCGCGTTGGCGTCGGACCTCAACTTCGTCCGGCCCTCCCCGTTGACCCTTGCGCATGTGGCCCGGTCGCTGGGTATCGAACACTTCCGGCCGATCGCGCCACCACCGCAAGAGGCACTGCCGCGGTGGCGGCGGTTCACCGAGGGCCTGCGGCACAGCAGGTCCCGCGACGCCGAGGTGATCCACCACCACTACGACGTCTCGAACACCTTCTACGAGTGGGTACTCGGTCCATCGATGACCTACACGTGCGCGGTCTATCCCGAGCTCGAGGCCTCGTTGGAGACCGCGCAGGACAACAAGTACCGCCTCATCTTCGAGAAGCTCCGGCTCAAGCCCGGCGACCGCCTCCTCGACATCGGCTGCGGCTGGGGCGGAATGGTGCGCTACGCGGCGCGCCGCGGGGTCAAGGTCATCGGTGCGACGCTGTCGGCCGAGCAGGCCCAGTGGGCGCAGAAGGCGATCGTCGAGGAAGGACTCACCGAGCTCGCCGAGGTGCGCCACAGCGACTATCGCGACATCACCGAGACCGGATTCGATGCCGTCTCGTCGATCGGCCTGACCGAGCACATCGGTGTGGCGAACTACCCCGCTTATTTCGGCTTCATCCGCGATCGTCTCCGGGTCGGCGGGATGCTGCTGAACCACTGCATCACCCGACCGGACAACCACAAACGCGGCCGTGCCGGATCGTTCATCGACCGCTATGTGTTCCCCGACGGCGAGCTGACCGGCTCGGGCAAGATCATCTCCAAGCTCCAGGACATCGGCGGCATGGAAGTGGTGCACGAGGAGAACTTCCGCGACCACTACGCGATGACGTTGCGCGACTGGAACCACAACCTCGTCGAACACTGGGAAGAAGCAGTCGACGAGGTCGGCGAGGGCACCGCCCGCCTGTGGGGTCTGTACATGGCCGGTTGCCGTATCGGCTTCGAACGCGACATCGTGCAGTTGCACCACGTCCTGGCCACCAAGCTCGACGACTACGGCCACAACGATCTGCCGCTGCGCCCCTGGTGGGACGCCTGA
- a CDS encoding DNA polymerase III subunit gamma and tau, with product MALYRTYRPASFADVVGQEHVTDPLSRALDGGRINHAYLFSGPRGCGKTSSARILARSLNCVHGPTSNPCGECDSCIALAPGGPGNLDVIELDAASHGGVDDTRELRDRAFYAPSESRYRVFIVDEAHMVTNAGFNALLKIVEEPPEHLIFVFATTEPEKVLPTIRSRTHHYPFRLLAPPVMRNLLEKICASENVVVAPDVYPLVIRAGGGSPRDSLSILDQLLAGAGDEGVTYERALALLGVTDIALIDEAIDALADADGAALFGTVEKVVDAGHDPRRFAVDLLERLRDLILLQAVPDAADRGLVEAPGDQLARMQRQIEVLGPASLTRFAETAHAALGEMRGTTSPRLLLEVMCARMLLPAASSDDAALLQRVERLESGVPAPSGSGSATRPSGGVSAPAEPEPAPKYVRPSQRKAAEEAAAARAEQEDAAPAASTPDGARATPAAGSPTTPVRAEPTAERSPTAEATEQVAPQQPSAPPTASQAPVSPEEPVSAPEPAESSSSDAPSAPPGTPAQPNPTPPNPTSPRPPARAAAQQATTSFDDDIPLPDEPTDDEMAPPPDYAEPAPAGAEQPTPATDSGLTVAEVEARWSDIRAAARGITPVLEVMLSGASIAGVDGTTVVFGHATEMLVGRLSNEHAGNLRAAVQQVFGSSADARCVHSTGQPAAQSAVQRGKADRAAAQAAPKRPTYSRPSRGRDQAASPAAVPESAPEPEEPEPPRADDELTDAERDEMVADARTGSPEQRLDPDQVALELLKSELGARPLE from the coding sequence GTGGCTCTGTATCGCACCTATCGCCCGGCTTCCTTCGCCGACGTCGTGGGCCAGGAGCACGTCACCGACCCGTTGAGTCGTGCACTCGACGGGGGACGGATCAACCATGCCTACCTGTTCTCCGGGCCCCGCGGGTGCGGCAAGACGTCGTCGGCGCGCATCCTCGCCCGGTCGCTGAACTGTGTACACGGGCCCACGTCCAACCCGTGCGGTGAGTGCGACTCGTGTATCGCGTTGGCGCCCGGCGGGCCGGGGAATCTGGATGTGATCGAACTCGACGCGGCCAGCCACGGTGGTGTCGACGACACCCGCGAGCTGCGGGACCGGGCGTTCTACGCGCCCTCGGAGTCGCGCTACCGGGTGTTCATCGTCGACGAGGCGCATATGGTGACCAACGCGGGATTCAACGCGTTGCTCAAGATCGTCGAAGAACCGCCGGAACACCTGATCTTCGTGTTCGCGACCACCGAGCCGGAGAAAGTGCTGCCCACGATCCGGTCGCGCACCCATCACTACCCGTTCCGGCTGCTCGCCCCGCCGGTGATGCGCAACCTGCTGGAAAAGATCTGTGCCAGTGAGAATGTGGTCGTGGCACCGGATGTCTACCCGCTGGTCATCCGGGCCGGCGGGGGCTCCCCGCGTGACTCGCTGAGCATCCTCGACCAATTGCTCGCCGGCGCCGGGGACGAGGGCGTCACCTACGAGCGGGCGCTGGCGTTGCTCGGCGTCACCGACATCGCACTCATCGACGAGGCGATCGACGCGCTTGCCGACGCCGACGGAGCCGCGTTGTTCGGCACGGTGGAGAAGGTGGTCGACGCCGGCCACGACCCGCGGCGATTCGCCGTCGACCTGCTCGAACGACTTCGCGATCTCATTCTGCTGCAAGCTGTTCCGGATGCCGCCGACCGCGGTCTGGTGGAGGCGCCCGGTGACCAGCTCGCCCGGATGCAGCGCCAGATCGAGGTGCTCGGTCCGGCATCGCTGACCCGGTTCGCCGAGACCGCGCACGCCGCGCTCGGCGAGATGCGCGGCACCACCTCCCCGCGGCTGTTGCTCGAGGTCATGTGCGCGCGGATGCTGTTGCCGGCCGCATCGAGCGATGATGCGGCACTGCTGCAGCGGGTCGAGCGGCTGGAGTCGGGTGTGCCGGCGCCCAGCGGAAGTGGGTCAGCGACAAGGCCTTCGGGCGGTGTGTCGGCGCCGGCCGAGCCGGAGCCGGCGCCGAAATACGTGCGGCCCTCGCAGCGCAAGGCGGCCGAGGAGGCTGCGGCTGCGCGCGCCGAACAGGAGGACGCCGCGCCGGCCGCGTCGACACCGGATGGTGCCCGCGCGACGCCGGCCGCCGGGTCGCCGACCACCCCCGTTCGTGCGGAGCCGACCGCAGAGCGCTCGCCGACCGCCGAGGCTACCGAGCAGGTTGCGCCGCAACAACCGAGCGCACCGCCGACCGCGTCGCAGGCTCCTGTCTCGCCGGAGGAACCGGTCTCGGCGCCGGAGCCGGCTGAGTCCTCGTCATCCGATGCGCCGTCGGCACCACCCGGTACTCCCGCGCAACCCAACCCGACACCGCCCAACCCCACCTCTCCGCGACCCCCGGCGCGGGCGGCGGCCCAGCAGGCGACCACGTCGTTCGACGACGACATCCCATTGCCCGACGAGCCGACCGATGACGAGATGGCGCCGCCGCCGGACTACGCCGAGCCGGCTCCGGCGGGTGCCGAGCAGCCCACGCCGGCAACCGATTCCGGGCTGACCGTGGCCGAGGTCGAGGCTCGATGGTCCGACATCCGCGCCGCCGCACGCGGCATCACGCCGGTGCTGGAGGTGATGTTGTCGGGTGCGTCGATCGCCGGCGTGGACGGCACCACCGTCGTGTTCGGACACGCCACCGAGATGCTCGTCGGACGGTTGAGCAACGAGCACGCCGGCAATTTGCGGGCCGCGGTACAGCAGGTGTTCGGGTCGTCGGCCGACGCGCGCTGTGTGCACTCGACCGGACAGCCGGCCGCCCAGTCGGCCGTGCAACGAGGCAAGGCCGATCGGGCGGCAGCGCAGGCCGCGCCGAAGCGGCCGACCTACTCCCGGCCGAGTCGCGGTCGGGATCAGGCGGCTTCGCCCGCCGCAGTCCCCGAGTCCGCGCCCGAACCCGAGGAGCCCGAGCCGCCACGGGCGGATGACGAACTGACCGACGCCGAACGCGACGAGATGGTCGCCGACGCCCGAACCGGTTCACCGGAACAGCGGCTCGACCCCGACCAGGTCGCCCTGGAACTGCTCAAGTCCGAACTCGGCGCTCGGCCGCTGGAGTGA
- a CDS encoding glycosyltransferase 87 family protein: MKHHRPALIAVGSVLIGLLALWLQDVIVPYTTPFWGLFDNQLDLDVYLSGARTVLDGASLYDAKLLGQMDYTYAPISILLFTPFTWVSFEAARIIWSAGIVIALYLVIMLSFKSLGRTPTWPLRVIALSLVAVVLLLEPVRTTVWYGQINVFLMLLIVADLTRTEGARLRGVGAGVAAGIKLTPLIFVLYLAVLRQWRSMAGVLAGFFGTMMVGFAVLPRESWAYWTGTMFDSDRVGAPQTVGNQSIRGWLANLLHSDDPSILLWGVLAAAALALGMYAALLAHRHGQELLAVTIVGMTAAAISPMSWGHHWVWFVPLLVIGLHLLATPRRGVVAYGLLAAGLIAMMLIAFSWRTYLAHPIWFVNRSVPDAYLIGLFFKHGIDWLEWFTVYPYNAIFLGTTIATIVVLRSGDDSATTVAAEPSEGSQSVRGRPAGE, encoded by the coding sequence GTGAAGCACCACCGGCCGGCATTGATCGCCGTCGGCTCCGTGCTCATCGGCCTTCTCGCGTTGTGGTTGCAGGACGTGATCGTCCCCTACACCACCCCGTTCTGGGGTCTGTTCGACAATCAGCTCGACCTCGACGTCTACCTGTCCGGCGCCCGCACGGTACTCGACGGGGCCAGCCTCTACGACGCCAAACTGCTCGGGCAGATGGATTACACCTACGCCCCGATCTCGATCCTGCTGTTCACCCCGTTCACCTGGGTCTCGTTCGAGGCGGCGCGCATCATCTGGTCGGCGGGCATCGTCATCGCGCTGTACCTGGTGATCATGCTCAGCTTCAAGAGTCTCGGCCGGACCCCGACGTGGCCGCTGCGGGTGATCGCGCTGTCGCTGGTCGCGGTGGTGCTGCTGCTCGAGCCGGTACGCACCACCGTCTGGTACGGCCAGATCAACGTCTTCCTGATGCTGCTCATCGTCGCCGACCTCACCCGCACCGAGGGCGCGCGGCTGCGCGGTGTGGGCGCCGGTGTCGCGGCCGGCATCAAACTGACCCCACTGATCTTCGTCCTCTACCTGGCGGTGCTGCGGCAATGGCGGTCGATGGCCGGCGTGTTGGCGGGGTTCTTCGGCACGATGATGGTCGGGTTCGCCGTGTTGCCCCGCGAATCGTGGGCGTACTGGACCGGCACCATGTTCGACTCCGACCGAGTCGGCGCCCCGCAGACCGTCGGCAACCAGTCGATCCGCGGCTGGCTGGCCAATCTGCTGCACTCCGACGACCCGAGCATCCTGCTCTGGGGAGTGCTGGCGGCCGCCGCCCTCGCGCTGGGGATGTACGCCGCGTTGCTCGCGCACCGGCACGGCCAGGAATTGCTGGCAGTCACCATCGTGGGGATGACGGCCGCGGCCATCTCGCCGATGTCGTGGGGGCACCACTGGGTGTGGTTCGTGCCGCTGCTGGTGATCGGCCTGCATCTGCTGGCCACGCCGCGTCGCGGCGTCGTCGCCTACGGGCTGCTGGCCGCCGGTCTGATCGCGATGATGCTGATCGCGTTCTCCTGGCGCACCTACCTGGCTCATCCGATCTGGTTCGTCAACCGGTCCGTGCCCGACGCCTATCTGATCGGCCTGTTCTTCAAACACGGGATCGACTGGCTGGAGTGGTTCACGGTCTACCCCTACAACGCGATCTTCCTGGGCACCACGATCGCGACCATCGTGGTCTTACGGTCCGGTGACGACTCGGCGACAACGGTCGCGGCGGAGCCGTCGGAAGGGTCACAATCCGTACGGGGACGGCCTGCGGGGGAGTGA
- a CDS encoding aminotransferase class I/II-fold pyridoxal phosphate-dependent enzyme encodes MNYHSMSADQLRETQSDLRKLYDALCAAGLSLDLTRGKPAPEQLDLSNKLLALPGDEYRDAAGTDTRNYGGVVGLPELRQIFGELFAVDPDHLMALGNASLEVMHDLTVFSLLSGTVDSDRPWRDQKVKFLCPAPGYDRHFAITETYGIEMIPVPMLPDGPDVDACAALTADDPSIKGMWAVPTYSNPTGVTFSEDVTRRLLEMPAADDFRIYWDNAYAVHTLVEAPPTPLPILEMAAAAGNPNRVFVLGSTSKITFAGAGVSFFGSSTENLDWFKKHLSIKTIGPDKVNQLRHIKFFGDADGVRAHMAKHREILAPKFRLVLDILDDRLAESKVATWSEPEGGYFINLDVVDGTARRVIELAKQAGIALTGAGSAFPYKQDPNDRNIRLAPTFPTTDDLAKAMDGVATCVLLAATESLLAPGDS; translated from the coding sequence TTGAACTACCACTCGATGAGTGCCGACCAACTTCGCGAAACCCAATCCGACCTGCGAAAGCTCTACGACGCGCTGTGCGCGGCCGGTCTTTCGCTCGACCTCACCCGCGGCAAGCCGGCGCCCGAGCAGCTCGACCTGTCCAACAAGCTACTGGCGCTGCCCGGCGACGAGTACCGCGACGCCGCGGGCACCGACACCCGCAACTACGGCGGCGTCGTGGGGCTGCCCGAGCTCCGGCAGATCTTCGGGGAGCTGTTCGCGGTCGATCCCGACCACCTGATGGCCCTCGGCAACGCCAGCCTCGAGGTGATGCACGATCTCACCGTGTTCTCGCTGCTCAGCGGAACGGTGGACTCAGACCGGCCGTGGAGAGACCAGAAGGTCAAGTTCCTGTGTCCGGCGCCCGGCTACGACCGGCACTTCGCGATCACCGAGACCTACGGCATCGAGATGATCCCGGTGCCGATGCTGCCCGACGGCCCCGACGTCGACGCGTGCGCGGCGCTGACCGCCGACGACCCGTCCATCAAGGGCATGTGGGCCGTCCCCACCTACTCCAACCCGACCGGCGTCACGTTCAGCGAGGACGTGACCCGCCGGCTGCTGGAGATGCCCGCCGCCGACGACTTCCGCATCTACTGGGACAACGCCTACGCAGTGCACACCCTGGTCGAGGCGCCGCCGACACCGCTACCGATCCTGGAGATGGCCGCGGCCGCCGGCAACCCGAACCGGGTGTTCGTGCTGGGCTCGACGTCGAAGATCACCTTCGCCGGCGCCGGCGTCTCCTTCTTCGGGTCGTCGACGGAAAACCTCGACTGGTTCAAGAAGCACCTGTCGATCAAGACGATCGGCCCGGACAAGGTCAACCAGCTGCGCCACATCAAGTTCTTCGGCGACGCCGACGGCGTGCGCGCGCACATGGCCAAGCATCGCGAGATCCTGGCGCCCAAGTTCCGTCTGGTCCTCGACATCCTCGACGACCGGCTCGCGGAGTCCAAGGTCGCGACCTGGTCGGAGCCCGAGGGCGGCTACTTCATCAACCTCGACGTCGTCGACGGCACCGCACGGCGCGTCATCGAGCTGGCCAAGCAGGCCGGCATCGCCCTGACCGGGGCCGGCTCGGCGTTCCCGTACAAGCAGGACCCGAACGACCGCAACATCCGCCTGGCGCCGACGTTCCCGACCACCGACGACCTGGCCAAGGCCATGGACGGCGTGGCCACCTGCGTGCTGCTGGCCGCCACCGAGTCGCTGCTCGCGCCCGGCGATTCCTGA
- a CDS encoding NmrA/HSCARG family protein encodes MTYVVLGATGGQGGAVATELLEADMPVRAVVRDPDAKRAVELATRGVELVFGDMVSGDGLVDAFVGASGVFALTTPFETGVEAELTQGAAILDAARLANVPYLVFSSVAGADRGTGVPHFESKYRVEQALGDSGIPHTIVGPTYFYDNLLGSVDALSAGILPIAMPADKPLQQLSRRDLGRFVVELFRNPTTYVGERIDIASDTMTPDQMAAALCTVLAHEVHAESFDPERIPSPDMSAMFEFLGREGYRVDIPALHQRLPGVGWQSFADWAAIQFGA; translated from the coding sequence ATGACCTACGTAGTGCTCGGCGCAACCGGCGGTCAGGGTGGTGCAGTGGCCACCGAACTCCTCGAGGCCGACATGCCGGTCCGTGCCGTGGTCCGCGATCCTGACGCCAAACGGGCGGTAGAGCTCGCCACCCGCGGCGTCGAGCTGGTGTTCGGCGACATGGTGAGCGGCGACGGACTGGTCGACGCCTTCGTCGGGGCATCGGGCGTCTTCGCGTTGACGACGCCGTTCGAGACCGGTGTCGAGGCGGAGCTGACCCAGGGGGCGGCGATCCTGGACGCCGCGCGGCTCGCAAACGTCCCCTACCTCGTCTTCTCTTCGGTGGCCGGCGCCGACCGCGGCACCGGGGTGCCGCACTTCGAGAGCAAGTACCGCGTCGAGCAGGCACTCGGCGACAGCGGCATTCCGCACACCATCGTCGGACCGACCTATTTCTACGACAATCTGCTCGGCAGCGTCGACGCCCTGTCGGCCGGGATTCTGCCCATCGCCATGCCGGCCGACAAACCGTTGCAGCAGCTCTCCCGGCGTGACCTCGGCCGTTTCGTCGTCGAACTGTTCCGCAATCCAACCACCTATGTGGGCGAGCGAATCGACATCGCCTCCGACACGATGACACCGGATCAGATGGCAGCCGCGTTGTGCACCGTACTCGCGCACGAAGTGCACGCCGAATCCTTTGATCCCGAACGCATCCCGTCGCCGGACATGAGCGCGATGTTCGAGTTCCTGGGTCGGGAGGGATACCGCGTGGACATCCCCGCTCTACACCAACGCCTTCCAGGTGTGGGGTGGCAGTCGTTCGCCGATTGGGCGGCAATCCAGTTCGGCGCGTGA